In Fusobacterium sp. SYSU M8D902, one genomic interval encodes:
- a CDS encoding SIR2 family protein has product MKNFFEKFEKDQKFNLFTGDFLNKLTGYPSKADISEAILSELQQSTKRYIKDMNSFSDIVQAYLDAVIDTKKNLVKQIKENFEHRYSVNIDIYSNIINSGLFENIFTNNFDNIIETNFCDSITKITPTNIQKRKENTIGYYKFLGDMSSVSTFFISSQDIRKLKTLEFYSEFFKRVREEIKSRPTIFLGIDLEDSDMMNMLSFILEPLKEFQPIYMITNTSIISSKSADLIGKYNIKLITSSTKDFLDYFSEISQKEERILPEKKFVW; this is encoded by the coding sequence ATGAAGAACTTTTTTGAAAAATTTGAAAAAGATCAAAAATTTAATCTTTTTACTGGTGATTTTTTAAATAAGTTAACTGGATATCCTTCAAAAGCTGACATCTCAGAAGCCATTTTATCAGAGCTACAGCAATCTACAAAAAGATATATAAAAGATATGAACTCTTTTTCAGATATAGTGCAGGCATATTTAGATGCAGTTATAGATACAAAAAAGAATTTGGTTAAACAGATTAAAGAAAATTTCGAACATAGATATAGTGTAAATATTGATATATATAGCAATATTATCAATTCAGGTTTATTTGAAAATATTTTTACAAATAACTTTGATAATATTATTGAGACTAATTTTTGTGATTCAATTACAAAAATTACTCCTACTAATATTCAAAAGAGAAAAGAGAATACTATAGGTTACTATAAATTTTTAGGGGATATGTCCTCTGTTTCTACTTTCTTTATCTCTAGTCAAGATATTAGAAAATTAAAGACTTTGGAATTTTATTCAGAGTTTTTTAAGAGAGTTAGAGAGGAGATCAAGAGTAGACCAACTATCTTCTTAGGAATTGATTTAGAAGATTCTGATATGATGAATATGCTTAGTTTCATCTTAGAACCTCTAAAGGAGTTCCAACCTATATATATGATTACCAATACTTCTATTATTAGTAGTAAATCAGCAGATTTAATTGGAAAATACAATATTAAATTAATTACCTCTAGTACAAAAGATTTCCTAGATTATTTTAGTGAAATTTCACAAAAAGAAGAGAGAATACTTCCTGAAAAAAAGTTTGTGTGGTAG
- a CDS encoding MATE family efflux transporter, with protein MSKSISLGKDSIGKLFLNFSIPAVTGMLVTAFYAIIDGVFIGQGVGADGLAAINIGYPIVNFGAALSLMFGVGGSTLISLYPKNKKIQNRCFSYIITLNIISYIFIVLMVIIFNEKLLYLMGSSEQLLPMVKAYLYPCTVGVGFLMLANSLNAVVRNDKSPTYAFIAMVIGAVTNIILDWLFIIVFRWGMFGGALATAIGQLFSMLFLIKYFFRFGCHFKYKFMKLKLNILYKMLMIGFPSFIMEFAVALITILFNLSFMKYSGELGVSAFCIVGYIFYIFRMLFSGLGQGIQPIVSYNYGAKLNDRVKGIYKLGHRVSLVISTLILIWVVFFSKSLIVLFNNDIVLREKASEGMILYTSAIIFMGANFINIAYLQSKGKANSANLLSILRSTVYVAITLFILPKIIGERGVWLALPVSDLLTYLTTVVLQKRGML; from the coding sequence CTGTAACAGGAATGTTAGTTACAGCCTTTTATGCCATAATTGATGGGGTTTTTATAGGACAAGGGGTTGGAGCAGATGGACTTGCTGCTATAAATATAGGTTATCCAATAGTAAACTTTGGAGCAGCTTTGAGTTTGATGTTTGGAGTAGGAGGATCAACACTGATATCCCTCTATCCCAAAAATAAAAAAATTCAAAATAGATGTTTCTCATATATAATAACTTTGAATATAATAAGTTATATCTTTATAGTGTTGATGGTTATAATCTTCAACGAAAAGCTATTATATCTAATGGGATCTAGTGAACAACTATTACCAATGGTAAAAGCCTATCTTTATCCTTGTACTGTTGGAGTAGGTTTTTTGATGTTGGCAAATAGCTTAAATGCTGTTGTTAGAAATGATAAGTCACCAACATATGCATTTATAGCAATGGTAATTGGAGCTGTTACAAATATAATTTTAGACTGGCTATTTATAATAGTATTTAGATGGGGAATGTTTGGAGGAGCTTTAGCTACAGCTATTGGACAACTATTTTCAATGCTGTTTTTAATAAAATATTTTTTCAGATTTGGTTGTCACTTTAAATATAAATTTATGAAGTTAAAATTAAATATTTTATATAAAATGTTGATGATAGGATTCCCATCTTTTATAATGGAATTTGCAGTAGCTCTGATAACAATACTATTTAACTTATCATTTATGAAATATAGTGGAGAGTTGGGAGTTTCAGCTTTCTGTATAGTAGGTTATATATTCTATATCTTTAGAATGTTATTCTCTGGATTAGGACAAGGAATACAACCAATTGTAAGTTATAACTATGGTGCTAAGCTAAATGATAGGGTAAAAGGGATATATAAATTGGGACATAGAGTTTCATTAGTAATTTCAACACTTATATTGATTTGGGTAGTGTTTTTTAGTAAGAGCTTGATTGTTCTATTTAATAATGATATTGTTTTAAGAGAGAAAGCATCAGAAGGAATGATACTATATACAAGTGCTATCATATTTATGGGAGCTAATTTTATAAATATAGCTTATTTACAATCAAAGGGAAAGGCTAATTCAGCCAATTTACTATCTATATTAAGAAGTACAGTGTATGTAGCTATTACTTTATTTATCTTACCGAAGATAATAGGTGAGAGAGGGGTATGGTTAGCTTTACCTGTATCTGATCTATTAACATATCTAACCACAGTAGTTTTACAAAAAAGAGGAATGTTATAA
- the cls gene encoding cardiolipin synthase → MEILIPFFRDYIIVINALFLFIIVLLERKNPLFTLFWITLLVLAPYLGFVAYLFFGLSFRKKRVVNQFYKWKFLYSKKVMGFSHYKELVKWEQLISYVEISSKNQLTSLNTSKIFIDGNDFFSSVKEDLKNAKVSINMEYYIFRGDGLGSEIGEILLKKAQEGVKIKIIVDGAGGYDRKMLKRFKANGIEVGVFFPSIFPWFKITSLRANYRDHRKLCLIDSKYGYISGFNIGDEYLGKGKLGYWRDTGLRIFGEACIELEKEFFFSWGIVKKEKYTYKKEYEYNAEVLKELIEVKGKHSGHMQVVSSGPNYQFRAIRDNALKMIMKAQKYIYIQTPYFVPDDTVLDALKIAALSGVEIKIMIPDKPDHFFIYWVNQYFSGELLDLGVEVYKYGRGFLHSKFIVVDDEVVTVGTANFDYRSFYQNFEINVNIYEKDVARTFREIFNNDIKFSHRLFRSEYSKRGYYIKLKESICRLLAPIM, encoded by the coding sequence ATGGAAATTTTAATACCGTTTTTTAGAGATTATATTATTGTAATCAATGCATTATTTCTATTTATTATAGTACTATTGGAGAGGAAAAATCCATTATTTACTCTCTTTTGGATAACACTTTTAGTACTGGCTCCATATCTAGGATTTGTAGCCTATCTGTTTTTTGGATTGAGTTTTAGAAAGAAAAGAGTGGTTAATCAATTTTATAAATGGAAATTTTTATATAGTAAAAAAGTGATGGGATTTTCCCACTATAAAGAGTTGGTGAAATGGGAGCAACTAATATCCTATGTTGAGATTTCATCTAAAAATCAACTTACATCTTTAAATACAAGTAAGATTTTTATAGATGGAAATGATTTCTTTTCAAGTGTAAAAGAGGATTTAAAAAATGCCAAAGTAAGTATCAATATGGAATACTATATCTTTAGAGGAGATGGACTTGGAAGCGAGATTGGTGAGATACTATTGAAAAAAGCCCAAGAGGGAGTGAAGATAAAGATCATAGTAGATGGTGCTGGTGGCTATGATAGAAAGATGTTAAAGAGATTTAAAGCTAATGGAATTGAAGTAGGAGTATTTTTTCCTTCAATTTTCCCTTGGTTCAAAATCACAAGCTTAAGAGCAAATTATAGAGATCATAGAAAATTGTGTTTGATAGATAGCAAATATGGATATATAAGTGGATTTAATATTGGAGATGAGTATCTAGGAAAGGGAAAGCTTGGATATTGGAGAGATACAGGATTGAGAATATTTGGAGAAGCGTGTATAGAGTTAGAGAAAGAGTTTTTCTTCTCTTGGGGCATTGTAAAAAAAGAGAAATACACATATAAAAAAGAGTATGAGTATAATGCTGAGGTTTTAAAAGAGTTAATTGAGGTAAAAGGAAAGCATAGTGGACATATGCAAGTGGTAAGTAGTGGACCAAACTATCAATTTAGAGCAATAAGGGATAATGCTCTTAAGATGATAATGAAAGCTCAAAAATACATTTACATTCAGACTCCGTACTTTGTTCCAGATGACACTGTTTTAGATGCTTTAAAAATAGCTGCTCTATCAGGAGTAGAGATAAAGATAATGATTCCAGACAAGCCTGATCATTTTTTTATCTACTGGGTAAATCAGTATTTTAGCGGTGAACTATTAGATTTGGGAGTAGAGGTATACAAGTATGGAAGAGGATTCCTACATAGCAAATTTATAGTTGTTGATGATGAGGTTGTAACTGTAGGAACAGCTAATTTTGACTACAGAAGTTTTTATCAAAACTTTGAGATAAATGTAAATATTTATGAAAAAGATGTAGCTAGAACATTTAGAGAGATATTTAATAACGATATTAAATTTAGTCACAGACTCTTTAGAAGTGAGTATTCTAAAAGAGGTTATTATATAAAATTAAAAGAGTCAATCTGTAGATTGTTGGCTCCAATAATGTAG
- a CDS encoding PHP-associated domain-containing protein, which produces MVEFQKLSNFFFPFIESDFRYAGDFYYDLHIHTTASDGFIKPEFLKNFVDHKRYLISVTDHNEIRGAVKLRELGINNVPGLELGCEDGFEMLVYFKKMEDLEEFYRKEVEPYRNIKRMAKTHRGIYEYLDVLNQWECHKSIPHICGVVQKNFINNKEYIYDVIKKVDSLETHNHALPMVRNLMAGELRERYNLTATFGSDAHILREIVSYYKYSNMDLSSGEKIVDYIYKIGSLSGIGQKHLLYLIKSLT; this is translated from the coding sequence ATGGTAGAGTTTCAAAAACTTTCAAATTTCTTTTTTCCTTTTATAGAGAGTGATTTTAGGTATGCTGGAGATTTTTATTATGATCTACATATTCACACTACAGCTTCAGATGGATTTATAAAGCCAGAATTTTTAAAAAACTTTGTAGATCATAAAAGATATCTAATCTCAGTGACTGATCACAATGAGATAAGAGGTGCTGTTAAATTACGTGAGTTAGGGATTAACAATGTTCCAGGATTGGAACTAGGTTGTGAAGATGGATTTGAAATGTTAGTTTATTTTAAAAAAATGGAGGATCTAGAGGAGTTTTACAGAAAAGAGGTAGAACCTTATAGAAATATTAAGAGAATGGCTAAAACTCATAGAGGTATATATGAGTATTTAGATGTTTTAAATCAGTGGGAGTGTCATAAATCAATTCCTCATATCTGTGGAGTAGTACAAAAAAATTTTATAAATAATAAAGAGTATATCTATGATGTAATAAAAAAAGTGGATTCATTAGAAACACATAACCATGCACTTCCAATGGTTAGAAATCTTATGGCTGGAGAGTTGAGAGAGAGATACAATCTAACTGCAACATTTGGAAGTGATGCTCATATTTTAAGGGAGATTGTATCATATTACAAATATTCTAATATGGATTTGAGTAGTGGAGAGAAGATAGTTGACTATATCTATAAGATAGGAAGTTTAAGTGGAATTGGGCAAAAACATCTGTTATATTTAATTAAAAGTTTAACATAG
- a CDS encoding GTP pyrophosphokinase — translation MLDKDQFFKEFSIDEEYFASTGLVWEELNKIYDNYVKLVPQLEKEAEYIVSKLIDIPSVHSVRRRVKKPKHLIEKIIRKGKKYVDRGISVDTYKGIVTDLIGIRVLHLFKDDWKNIHHEILGLWDIRETPQINIRRGDYNVIQLQESISEMNCEIIVRDHGYRSVHYLIGIPVTKKDEILVEIQVRTVFEEAWSEIDHLMRYPYDVNNPIITEYLAIFNRIVGSADEMGTFIKNMKSQFTLKPEEEMDKRELDTKFK, via the coding sequence ATGCTTGATAAAGATCAATTTTTTAAAGAATTTTCAATAGATGAGGAGTATTTTGCATCTACTGGTCTTGTTTGGGAAGAGCTGAATAAGATTTATGATAACTATGTAAAATTAGTACCTCAGTTGGAGAAAGAAGCTGAGTATATCGTTTCTAAATTAATTGATATTCCTAGTGTACACTCAGTTAGAAGAAGAGTAAAAAAACCTAAACACCTAATTGAAAAGATTATTAGAAAAGGAAAAAAATATGTTGATAGAGGTATCTCTGTTGATACTTATAAGGGAATCGTTACTGACCTTATTGGTATTAGAGTGCTACACCTTTTTAAAGATGATTGGAAAAATATACATCACGAGATATTAGGACTTTGGGACATTAGAGAAACTCCTCAAATTAATATCAGAAGAGGAGATTATAATGTGATACAATTACAAGAGAGTATCTCTGAGATGAACTGTGAAATAATAGTTAGAGATCACGGATATCGTTCTGTACACTACCTTATTGGAATTCCTGTGACTAAAAAAGATGAGATTCTTGTGGAAATACAGGTTAGAACTGTTTTTGAAGAAGCTTGGAGTGAGATAGATCACTTGATGAGATATCCTTATGATGTTAACAATCCTATTATAACTGAGTATCTGGCTATTTTTAATAGAATAGTTGGAAGTGCTGATGAAATGGGAACATTTATTAAAAATATGAAATCTCAATTTACATTAAAACCTGAAGAGGAAATGGATAAAAGAGAATTAGATACTAAATTTAAATAG